From Vitis vinifera cultivar Pinot Noir 40024 chromosome 3, ASM3070453v1, the proteins below share one genomic window:
- the LOC100252948 gene encoding ABC transporter G family member 1 translates to MASSSFRPSVSDSEIVYGSASLQSHRRETRKPLEVESVPSPNSREVGGGVSEEGGVYLTWENLWVTVSNGKGGSRSILQDLTGYARPGEVLAIMGPSGCGKSTLLDALAGRLEANQSGSILVNGRKQTLAYGTSAYVTQDDTLLTTLTVGEAVYYSAQLQLPDSMSKQEKKERADMTIKEMGLQDSINTRIGGWGAKGISGGQKRRVSICVEILTHPNLLFLDEPTSGLDSAASYYVMSRIAGPDFRHGRTIITSIHQPSSEVFALFDNLCLLSSGRTVYFGPARAANELFSRNGFPCPTLQNPSDHFLKTINKDFEEDIEQGLGGKKPKEEVIDILIKAYKSSGSCQQVQAQVTEICKQEGDQALQKSRDHAGFVNQCLILTKRSYVNMSRDLGYYWMRLGVYIMVSFALGTIFYDLGFSNSSIQDRGSMLMFVASFLTFMSIGGFPSFVEDMKVFGRERLNGHYGTGAFVVGNTLSSVPFLLLISLIPGAIAYYLAGLQKGCEYFIYYALVLFACMMLVESIMMIVASLVPNFLVGIITGAGIQGLLILSGGFFRLPDNLPNILWRYPLYYVSFNRYAYQGMYKNEFTGLTFPGDQSGGPATISGEEILRKRWQVEMGYSKWVDLAILVGMIALYRLLFLIIIKTTEKVMPLIKAFMSRPPKHTNQVMSNSTPTPPFRFTFICNKDVPW, encoded by the exons ATGGCTTCCTCTTCGTTCCGACCTAGTGTAAGTGATTCTGAAATTGTCTATGGCTCAGCTTCTTTGCAGAGTCATAGGCGAGAAACCAGGAAGCCCCTGGAGGTAGAAAGTGTTCCAAGCCCAAATAGTAGGGAAGTAGGAGGAGGAGTTAGTGAGGAGGGTGGTGTTTACTTGACATGGGAGAACCTGTGGGTGACGGTTTCCAATGGAAAAGGCGGCAGCAGATCGATCCTTCAAGATCTTACGGGCTATGCCAGGCCCGGCGAGGTCTTGGCCATCATGGGTCCTTCTGGTTGTGGCAAGTCCACTCTTCTTGATGCATTAGCAG GAAGATTAGAAGCAAACCAAAGTGGGAGCATACTTGTCAATGGTCGTAAACAGACACTAGCTTACGGAACATCG GCTTATGTGACTCAAGATGACACCTTGCTTACCACTTTAACTGTTGGAGAAGCCGTATACTACTCTGCTCAGCTCCAATTGCCAGACTCCATGTCAAAGCAGGAGAAGAAGGAGAGAGCAGACATGACTATAAAAGAAATGGGCTTACAAGATTCCATAAACACAAGGATAGGAGGGTGGGGTGCTAAGGGAATTAGTGGTGGGCAAAAGAGGAGAGTCAGCATTTGTGTAGAGATCTTAACACACCCCAACCTTCTCTTCCTTGATGAACCAACAAGCGGGCTTGACAGTGCAGCTTCATATTATGTCATGAGCAGAATTGCCGGTCCTGATTTCCGACATGGAAGGACCATCATTACATCCATTCATCAACCCAGTAGTGAAGTCTTTGCGCTCTTTGACAATCTTTGTCTTTTGTCTTCGGGTAGAACAGTATACTTTGGTCCCGCTCGTGCAGCAAATGAG CTTTTCTCTAGAAATGGTTTCCCATGCCCAACTCTCCAAAATCCATCAGATCACTTCCTCAAAACTATAAACAAGGATTTTGAAGAG GACATTGAACAAGGTCTAGGAGGAAAGAAACCCAAAGAAGAAGTAATCGATATCCTCATAAAGGCATACAAATCATCTGGGAGTTGCCAACAAGTTCAAGCACAGGTTACTGAAATCTGTAAACAG GAAGGTGATCAAGCGCTGCAGAAGTCGAGAGACCATGCCGGTTTCGTTAACCAGTGCCTTATTCTTACAAAAAGATCTTATGTGAACATGTCTCGCGACCTAGGATACTATTGGATGCGCCTAGGTGTGTACATCATGGTGTCTTTTGCTCTGGGCACCATTTTTTACGATCTCGGCTTTAGTAACAGCTCAATTCAG GATAGAGGTTCAATGCTCATGTTTGTAGCATCATTCCTGACATTCATGAGTATTGGTGGATTCCCATCTTTTGTGGAGGACATGAAG GTCTTCGGACGGGAGAGACTAAACGGCCATTATGGTACAGGCGCATTTGTTGTTGGAAACACACTTTCTTCTGTACCTTTCTTGCTATTGATTTCTCTGATTCCGGGTGCAATTGCTTATTACCTTGCTGGACTTCAGAAAGGATGTGAATACTTCATCTACTATGCTTTGGTGCTTTTTGCTTGTATGATGTTGGTCGAAAGCATTATGATGATTGTCGCGAGTCTCGTCCCCAATTTCCTCGTGGGCATAATAACAGGTGCTGGAATTCAAGGGCTGCTTATACTGTCCGGTGGTTTCTTCCGGCTGCCCGATAATCTTCCAAACATATTGTGGAGATACCCTTTATATTACGTCTCTTTCAATAGGTATGCTTACCAAGGAATGTATAAGAACGAGTTCACAGGACTAACATTTCCTGGGGATCAAAGTGGAGGGCCAGCCACCATTTCTGGTGAAGAAATTTTGAGAAAGAGATGGCAAGTGGAAATGGGTTATTCTAAGTGGGTTGATCTTGCCATCCTAGTAGGAATGATAGCTTTGTATCGGCTTCTGTTCTTGATTATCATCAAGACAACCGAAAAGGTGATGCCCCTTATCAAGGCTTTCATGTCAAGGCCTCCCAAACACACGAATCAGGTAATGTCGAATTCCACACCTACACCTCCCTTCCGCTTCACCTTTATATGCAACAAGGATGTGCCTTGGTAA